Below is a genomic region from Paraburkholderia phenazinium.
CGGCAAGCCGACCGGCTTCAAGCTGTGCATCGGCCATCCGTGGGAGTTCTTCGGCATCGCCAAAGCGATGCTGGAGACGGGCATCCTGCCGGACTTCATCGTCGTGGACGGCGCGGAAGGCGGCACGGGTGCCGCACCGCTCGAATTCACCGATCACGTCGGCGTGCCGCTGCAGGAAGGGCTGCTGCTGGTGCACAACACGCTGGTCGGCATCGGCTTGCGGCAGCGCATTCGCATCGGCGCAAGCGGCAAGATGATCACCGCCTTCGACATCACCAAGACGCTCGCAATCGGCGCCGACTGGGTCAACTCGGCACGCGGCTTCATGTTCGCGGTGGGTTGCATCCAGGCGCAGACCTGCCACACGGGCCGCTGCCCGACCGGGGTTGCGACGCAAGATCCGGTGCGCCAGCGCGCACTGGTGGTGCTGGACAAGTCCGACCGGGTCCTCAACTTCCACCACAACACCTTGCACGCACTGCAGGAAATCATCCAGGCCGCCGGTCTCAAGCATCCGGCCGAATTGCGCGCGCATCACATCGTGCGGCGGGTGTCGTCGCATGAGGTCAGCCTGATGTCGGATCTGCTGAAGTACCTCGAACCGAACGATCTGCTGAACGGTAACTACCGCTACTCGCTGTACGAAAAGTGGTGGCCGGTGGCGAGCGCCGAGTCGTTTGCGCCGAAGGTGGAACTCGCGGCGACCTGACGCGCGGCTTGCGGACGGCGGCACGGCCTGGCCGCCGTCCGTCCGTCCGTCGTGCTCGCGCAGCCGCGCTCGGTCCACCGCTCAGCCTGCCGCTCAGTCCGCCGGGAAAGTATCGATGAACGGCTGCCGCTGCGACAGCTTCTGGAAGTGCTTGTCGAGATTCGGATACGACTCGCGCCAGTTCAGACCCGGCGTGCGGAAATCCAGGTAGCCGAGCGCGCAGCCCAGGGCGATATCCGCGAGCGTGTAGCGATTGCCCGCGCACCACGGTTTGCCGCCGAGCCCCTGCGACATTGCCACGAGGCCATCGTCGATCTTGCGTTGCTGGCGCGCCAGCCAGCCGTCCGAGCGCTGTTCGGCCGGGCGCAGCATGCCTTCCAGGCGGATCAGCACCGCCGCATCCAGAACCCCGTCGGCGAGCGCTTCCCAGCAGCGCACCTCGACGCGCTCGCGCCCCGACGGCGGAATCAGCTTGCCGACCGGCGACAGCGTATCGACGTATTCGCAGATGACACGCGAGTCGAACACCGCCTCGCCGTCCTCCATCACGAGACACGGCACCTTGCCGAGCGGGTTGAAGGTATGGATGGTGGTGTCCGGCGCCCAGACGTTTTCGAGCACCAGCTTGTAGTCGATCCTCTTCTCGGCAAAGACGATCCGCGCCTTGCGGACAAACGGACTGCCGAGCGAACCGATGAGTTTCATCATCACATCTGCCTTTTCTGCTTCTGGAATTGGGCGGAAGTATACGTTGGTTGACGGCCCTCCTGAGTGCCGCGCCCCATCTTCCGGAACAACGCCCACCGGAGCTGTGGACGGATTGCAACATTGCAGCTTCCTGCGCCGCCCGTCCACCTGGCCGGATGGCCAGGGCGCCGAATCCGGATGCCGATTGGGCGCTACAATTGCGCCATGAACCAGCCGAACGAACCCACTCTCGCCATCGACGTTTACCGCAAGCGCCGCGAGCGCGTGCTAGCTGCGCTGCGCGCGGCAGGCGGCGGCGTCGCCATCGTCCCCACCGCGCCCGAAGTGGTGCGCAACCGGGACGCCGACTATCCCTACCGGCACGACAGCTACTTCTACTACCTGACGGGCTTTACCGAGCCCCAAGGGCTGCTCGTGCTGGACGCCAGCGCGGGCGAGAACGGCCCGGCGTCGATCCTGTTCTGCCGCGCCAAGAATGCCGAGCGCGAGATCTGGGACGGCTTCCGCTTCGGTCCCGAGGCCGCCCGCGAGGCGTTCGGCTTCGACGCGGCGTTTGCGGTCGAGGAGATCGAGAGCCAGATGCCGCTCATCCTCGCGGACAAGCCGGCGCTGCACTACGCGCTCGGCAGCTCGGCCCAGCTCGACGAACAGGTGCGCCGCTGGCTCGACGCGGTGCGCGCCAAGGGCCGCAGCGGCGTCGCCGCGCCGGCCGCCGCGCACGACCTCCTGCCGCTCCTCGACGAGATGCGTCTCTTCAAGGACAGCCACGAACTGGCCATCATGCGCCGCGCCGGCGAGATCTCGGCGCTCGCGCATCGTCACGCCATGGCCGCGTCCCGCGCCGGCGTGCGCGAGTACGAACTCGAGGCCGAGCTGCTGTACACGTTCCGCAAATACGGCGCGCAAGGGCCGGCGTACGGCTCGATCGTCGCCGCCGGCGCCAATGCCTGCGTGCTGCATTACGCGGCGGGCAACACCATCGCACAAGACGGCGACCTGATCCTGATCGACGCCGCCTGCGAACTCGACGGCTACGCGTCGGACATCACCCGCACGTTCCCGGCGAACGGCCGCTTTACGCCGGCGCAACGCGAGCTGTACGACATCGTGCTCGCCTCGCAGGAAGCCGCGGTTGCCGCCACCCGCCCAGGCGCCCATTTCGACGACCCGCATAACGCGGCCTTGCGCGTGCTGTCGCAGGGGCTGCTCGACACGGGCATCATCGAGCGGGGGCTTTTCTCCTCGGTCGACGACGTGATCGAGGAACGCGCCTATGCGCCGTTCTACATGCACCGCACCAGCCACTGGATCGGCATGGACGTGCACGACTGCGGCGACTACCGGGAGCGCGGTGCGCCGCGCGATGCACAAGGCGCACTGCCTTCGCGCATCCTGAAGCCGTCGATGGCGCTGACGATCGAACCGGGGCTCTACATCCGCCCGGCAGAAAACGTCCCTGAGCAGTACTGGAACATCGGCATCCGCATCGAGGACGACGCGGTCGTCACACCGGACGGTTGCGAGCTGCTCACGCGCGACGTGCCGGTCAAGGCCGACGAAATCGAAGCGCTGATGCAGGAAGCGCAGGCTGCGGCCGGCGCTGCGCGGCAGGCGTGATCAGACCGAAGCGATAGATAGCCCATGAACGACGTTTCTCAACCGGCCGGTGTGCCGCAGCCAGGCTCACCTGATACGCCCGAGGTGCCGTTCGACTTCGACGTGGCGATTGTCGGCGCCGGGCCGGTCGGGCTGGCGCTGGCCGGTTGGCTCGCGCGCCGCAGCGCGACCCAGGCGCTGTCGATTGCGCTGATCGACGCGCGCAAGCCTGAAGACGCGCTCGGCGATCCGCGGGCGATTGCCGTCTCGCAAGGCAGCCGCATGATTCTGGAGCCGCTGCGCTGGCCGGCGGACGCCACGGCGATTCACCGCATCCACGTGTCGCAGCGCGGGCACTTCGGCCGCACGCTGATCGATCACACCGAGCACGGCCTGCCCGCGCTCGGCTATGTGCTGCGCTACGGTTCGATCGTGCAGGCGCTCGCCGAGGCCGTACGGCCGACCGCCGTGCACTGGCTGCAGTCCACCTCGGCGCAAGCGCCGGTTCAGGAACACGACGGCGTGACGTTGCCGGTCGAATCCGCGCAAGGCCCGCGCAACCTGCGCACGCGTATTCTGGTGAACGCCGAAGGCGGCTTGTTCCAGGAGCAGCAGAAGAAAAGCGGCAGCGCCGGCGGCACGCGGGATTATGGGCAAACCGCCCTGGTCGGCACGGTCAGCGTGGCGGCGCCGCGTCCGCATGTCGCGTGGGAACGTTTCACGGACCAAGGGCCGATTGCGCTCTTGCCCACGGGCGGCGCGCGTGACGCCGACTACGCGCTGGTCTGGTGCTGCTCGCCGGACGAAGCGGCACGCCGGGCTCAACTACCGGACGACGCGTTCCTGCGCGAACTCGGTACGGCTTTTGGCGACCGGATGGGCCGCTTCACGCAGATCAAGGGCCGCGCGGCGTTCCCGCTCGGCCTTAACGCGCTCGATACGCTCGTCAAGGGACGGGTCGTCGCAATCGGCAATGCGGCGCAGACATTGCATCCGGTGGCGGGCCAAGGGTTGAATCTGGGACTGCGCGACGCGCATGCGCTCGCCGACGCGCTCTCGCAGCACGGCGCGACGCCGCTCGCGCTGGCCGCGTTCGCACAGCGCCGTTCGCTCGACCGGCGCCTGACGATCCGCTCAACCGACACGCTCGCCCGTCTCTTCACGGTGGACTTCCCCGCGCTCGCTGCGCTGCGCGGACTCGCGCTGACCGCGCTCGAATTCGTGCCGCCGGTCAAAACCGCGCTGGCCCGGCAGATGATGTTCGGGCAACGTCGCTAGCTCTTCGGGTCATTCGCGTTCCGCGGCTCTATGAACCCGTGCACTTTCATAGAAGATTTAATGGGTTACGACAGCCTCAAGTCGGGTGTCGCGATTCCGTTAACGCTAAAATAGCGGTTTTCCCTCGTATTTCGCACCCGCCCCCATCACGCTGATGTCCGGCGGTTGCGTCCCTGCCATGCCCACTCTCGGCTCCCACAATCTGCGCAACAACCTGTTCGTCGCCCCCATGGCGGGCGTGACCGACCGGCCGTTCCGCCAGCTCTGCAAGCGGCTGGGCGCGGGCTATGCCGTGTCGGAAATGGTCGCGTCGAACGCGCAGTTGTGGAAAAGCGAGAAGACCATGCGCCGCGCCAATCACGCGGGCGAGGTCGAGCCGATTGCCGTGCAGATCGCCGGCGCCGATCCGGCCATGATGGCCGAGGCGGCCCGCTACAACGTCGCCAACGGCGCGCAGATCATCGACATCAACATGGGCTGTCCCGCCAAGAAGGTGTGCAATGTGGCCGCCGGCTCCGCGCTGCTGCAGAACGAGCCGCTGGTGCAGCGAATCGTCGAGGCGGTGGTGGGCGCAGTGGGCGTGGGGCCGGATGCGGTGCCCGTCACGCTGAAAATCCGCACCGGCTGGAACCGCGACAACAAGAACGCGCTGAGCGTCGCGCATCTGGCCGAAGACGCCGGCATTTCGATGCTCACGGTGCACGGCCGCACCCGCGCCGACCTGTATCACGGCGACGCCGAATACGAAACCATCGCCGCGGTGAAGGCCGCGGTGCGCATCCCGGTAGTCGCCAACGGCGACATCACCACGCCGCAGAAGGCCCGCGAGGTGCTCGCCGCTACCGGCGCCGACGCCATCATGATCGGCCGCGCGGCGCAGGGCCGCCCGTGGCTGTTCCGCGAGATCGAGCATTTCCTGCAAACCGGCGAGCTGTTGCCGCCGCCGCGCATCGACGAGATCCAGCAGGTGATGAACGAGCATCTCGAAGATCACTACGCGTTCTATGGCGAATTTACGGGCGTGCGCACTGCGCGCAAGCACATCGGCTGGTACACTCGCGGCCTTTCTGGCGCCAATGTGTTCCGGCACCGCATGAATACGCTGGACACGACGCGCGAACAACTTCTCGCCGTCAACGAGTTCTTCGACGCCCAAAAGGCGCTCTCCGACCGCCTCGTCTACGTGGAAGAGGATGTCAACCCGAACGGCGAGCCGGACCACTCCGACCGACTAGCAGCATGAGCAAGAACAATATCGAACAATCCGTCCGCGACAGCCTGGGCATGTACTTCCAGGACCTCGACGGCTCCAATCCGCATGACGTCTACGACATGGTTATTTCGTGTGTCGAAAAGCCGTTGCTCGAGGTGGTGCTCGAGCAGGCCGGCGGCAATCAGTCGCTGGCCGCCGAGTATCTCGGCATCAACCGCAATACGCTGCGCAAGAAGCTGCAACAGCACGGTTTGCTGTAGCTCGTTGTAGTTTTTTGGCGCCCCTGCCACGTCCACCTTCGGCTTCTCATTCTTCATCATGATCAAGCAAGCGCTCATCTCCGTTTCCGACAAGTCCGGCATCGTCGATTTCGCCAAATCGCTGTCGGACCTCGGCGTCAAGATCCTGTCCACCGGCGGCACCGCGAAACTGCTCGCGGACGCGGGCCTCGCCGTCACTGAAGTGGCCGACTACACCGGCTTCCCGGAAATGCTCGACGGGCGCGTGAAAACGCTGCATCCGAAAGTGCACGGCGGCATCCTCGCGCGCCGCGACCTGCCGGAGCACATGGCAGCGCTTGAGAAGCACGATATTCCGACCATCGACCTGCTGGTCGTGAATCTGTACCCGTTCGTGCAGACGGTAGCGAAGGAAGAGTGCTCGCTGGAAGACGCGATCGAGAACATCGACATCGGCGGTCCGACCATGCTGCGCTCCGCGGCGAAGAATCATCGCGACGTAACGGTGGTAGTCGACCCTGTGGACTACGCGGTCGTGCTCGAAGAAATGCGCGCGAACAGCAACGCTGTGTCGTACAAGACGAACTTCCGTCTGGCCACCAAGGTGTTCGCGCACACCGCGCAGTACGACGGTGCGATCACGAACTACCTGACGAGCCTGACCGAAGAACTGCAGCATGCGTCGCGCAACACCTACCCTGCTACGTTCAATCTGGCCTTCGACAAGGTGCAGGACCTGCGCTACGGCGAAAACCCGCACCAGAGCGCCGCGTTCTATCGCGACCTGTCGGTGCCGGCCGGCGCGCTGGCGAACTACGCGCAGTTGCAAGGCAAGGAACTGTCGTACAACAACATCGCCGATTCCGATGCAGCATGGGAATGCGTGAAGACTTTCGACGTGCCGGCCTGTGTCATCGTCAAGCATGCGAATCCGTGCGGCGTGGCGGTGGGCGCCGATGCGCACGAAGCCTACGCCAAGGCGTTGCAAACCGATCCGACCTCGGCGTTCGGCGGCATCATCGCCTTCAACCGCGAAGTGGACGAGGCAGCGGCACAAGCGGTGGCCAAGCAGTTCGTCGAAGTGCTGATTGCGCCTTCGTTCAGCGCGGCAGCACGTCAGGTGTTCGAAGCGAAGAAGAATGTGCGTCTGCTGGAAATCGCGTTGGGCGAAGGCCATAACGCGTTCGACCTGAAGCGCGTGGGCGGCGGCCTGCTGGTGCAGTCGCTCGATTCGCACAACGTGCAGCCGCACGAACTGCGCGTCGTTACGAAGCGTCATCCGACGCCGCAGGAAATGGACGATCTGCTGTTCGCCTGGCGCGTGGCGAAGTATGTGAAGTCGAACGCTATCGTGTTCTGCGGCAACGGCATGACGCTCGGCGTCGGCGCAGGCCAGATGAGCCGCGTGGACTCGGCGCGGATTGCGAGCATCAAGGCGCAGAACGCGGGCTTGACGCTGGCAGGTTCGGCGGTGGCGTCGGACGCGTTCTTCCCGTTCCGCGATGGTCTCGATGTCGTGGTCGCCGCAGGCGCAACCGCCGTGATCCAGCCGGGCGGCTCGATGCGCGACGATGAAGTCGTCGCTGCCGCCGACGAGCACAACATTGCGATGGTGCTGACCGGCGTGCGTCACTTCCGGCATTGATGCCTGCTTGACCCGGCGATGCTGCGTTGTGCGCTGTTGCAAGGCCGGCGCGCCACACCTCCTGGTCGCATGAACCACGCGAAACGAAACGGCCCGGCAGATTTTTCTGCCGGGCCGTTTTGTCTTGTGCGCGCGGCTTCGCTTGCGCGTACGCCGCTCAATCGTCGGGGTCTTTTCTGGCGTAACCAGCGCTCACCTCGTCGTGGGTGCTGATGTATGTGCTCAAACCCAGACCACGCTGAGCCAGTCGGCTCATCTCCGCCACATGATCGGCTCCGGCACTCGCATCTGTGTACCAATAGGTCACACCGGATCTGAAGCGAACCGCAATACAGCCGACGCCGAGCGCGTAAGCCTCGACGCCCGAGTCACCGCTTAGATTTCGATAGCGCTCCATGCCTGCCTCCTCGGCTGTTTCCGGTTGCCCCGACTACTTATGCCTCGCCCTTACTTCGTCCGGCTGCCGCAAGCGTGGCGAAGCTTTATTCGCGGCTCGGCGGCTTGCGCACCCCGCCGCGCGTCCCGTTCGTTGTAGTATCGCAGGCACTTAGTTCGCAGCGCATCTCATGAGAATTCTCGGCATC
It encodes:
- a CDS encoding glutathione S-transferase C-terminal domain-containing protein is translated as MMKLIGSLGSPFVRKARIVFAEKRIDYKLVLENVWAPDTTIHTFNPLGKVPCLVMEDGEAVFDSRVICEYVDTLSPVGKLIPPSGRERVEVRCWEALADGVLDAAVLIRLEGMLRPAEQRSDGWLARQQRKIDDGLVAMSQGLGGKPWCAGNRYTLADIALGCALGYLDFRTPGLNWRESYPNLDKHFQKLSQRQPFIDTFPAD
- a CDS encoding UbiH/UbiF/VisC/COQ6 family ubiquinone biosynthesis hydroxylase, with product MNDVSQPAGVPQPGSPDTPEVPFDFDVAIVGAGPVGLALAGWLARRSATQALSIALIDARKPEDALGDPRAIAVSQGSRMILEPLRWPADATAIHRIHVSQRGHFGRTLIDHTEHGLPALGYVLRYGSIVQALAEAVRPTAVHWLQSTSAQAPVQEHDGVTLPVESAQGPRNLRTRILVNAEGGLFQEQQKKSGSAGGTRDYGQTALVGTVSVAAPRPHVAWERFTDQGPIALLPTGGARDADYALVWCCSPDEAARRAQLPDDAFLRELGTAFGDRMGRFTQIKGRAAFPLGLNALDTLVKGRVVAIGNAAQTLHPVAGQGLNLGLRDAHALADALSQHGATPLALAAFAQRRSLDRRLTIRSTDTLARLFTVDFPALAALRGLALTALEFVPPVKTALARQMMFGQRR
- a CDS encoding aminopeptidase P N-terminal domain-containing protein, translated to MNQPNEPTLAIDVYRKRRERVLAALRAAGGGVAIVPTAPEVVRNRDADYPYRHDSYFYYLTGFTEPQGLLVLDASAGENGPASILFCRAKNAEREIWDGFRFGPEAAREAFGFDAAFAVEEIESQMPLILADKPALHYALGSSAQLDEQVRRWLDAVRAKGRSGVAAPAAAHDLLPLLDEMRLFKDSHELAIMRRAGEISALAHRHAMAASRAGVREYELEAELLYTFRKYGAQGPAYGSIVAAGANACVLHYAAGNTIAQDGDLILIDAACELDGYASDITRTFPANGRFTPAQRELYDIVLASQEAAVAATRPGAHFDDPHNAALRVLSQGLLDTGIIERGLFSSVDDVIEERAYAPFYMHRTSHWIGMDVHDCGDYRERGAPRDAQGALPSRILKPSMALTIEPGLYIRPAENVPEQYWNIGIRIEDDAVVTPDGCELLTRDVPVKADEIEALMQEAQAAAGAARQA
- the dusB gene encoding tRNA dihydrouridine synthase DusB; translated protein: MPTLGSHNLRNNLFVAPMAGVTDRPFRQLCKRLGAGYAVSEMVASNAQLWKSEKTMRRANHAGEVEPIAVQIAGADPAMMAEAARYNVANGAQIIDINMGCPAKKVCNVAAGSALLQNEPLVQRIVEAVVGAVGVGPDAVPVTLKIRTGWNRDNKNALSVAHLAEDAGISMLTVHGRTRADLYHGDAEYETIAAVKAAVRIPVVANGDITTPQKAREVLAATGADAIMIGRAAQGRPWLFREIEHFLQTGELLPPPRIDEIQQVMNEHLEDHYAFYGEFTGVRTARKHIGWYTRGLSGANVFRHRMNTLDTTREQLLAVNEFFDAQKALSDRLVYVEEDVNPNGEPDHSDRLAA
- the purH gene encoding bifunctional phosphoribosylaminoimidazolecarboxamide formyltransferase/IMP cyclohydrolase, whose protein sequence is MIKQALISVSDKSGIVDFAKSLSDLGVKILSTGGTAKLLADAGLAVTEVADYTGFPEMLDGRVKTLHPKVHGGILARRDLPEHMAALEKHDIPTIDLLVVNLYPFVQTVAKEECSLEDAIENIDIGGPTMLRSAAKNHRDVTVVVDPVDYAVVLEEMRANSNAVSYKTNFRLATKVFAHTAQYDGAITNYLTSLTEELQHASRNTYPATFNLAFDKVQDLRYGENPHQSAAFYRDLSVPAGALANYAQLQGKELSYNNIADSDAAWECVKTFDVPACVIVKHANPCGVAVGADAHEAYAKALQTDPTSAFGGIIAFNREVDEAAAQAVAKQFVEVLIAPSFSAAARQVFEAKKNVRLLEIALGEGHNAFDLKRVGGGLLVQSLDSHNVQPHELRVVTKRHPTPQEMDDLLFAWRVAKYVKSNAIVFCGNGMTLGVGAGQMSRVDSARIASIKAQNAGLTLAGSAVASDAFFPFRDGLDVVVAAGATAVIQPGGSMRDDEVVAAADEHNIAMVLTGVRHFRH
- a CDS encoding Fis family transcriptional regulator, whose amino-acid sequence is MSKNNIEQSVRDSLGMYFQDLDGSNPHDVYDMVISCVEKPLLEVVLEQAGGNQSLAAEYLGINRNTLRKKLQQHGLL